The Victivallis lenta genome window below encodes:
- a CDS encoding DUF3142 domain-containing protein, with product MKFILLLFILPACLPVPAAERAFYLWQRSWTPETELAVRACDRPLSAFAAELSRDKTERSAAPAEFWRRPGVTAVFRLRLDAFSTEGFRRLAAEIVRNGCPRVQLDADIPERRLAEYADRLKELRQALPASVREFSITALPCHLPHAAFADAARQADYYVLQLHGLDVPRNIEEPYALLDPAVARTAIVRARKLGRPFRLALPTYAYRLSFDPGTGAFAAISAEGGAPPEGRWNNRLAAPDPALLRDLLRENPDLPVIWFRLPVRGDLLNYDRETIAQLETGVIPVERLDIELRRTAPNAVELRVTPRARIQLEPLRLELSWPRRTGEFDLAPGVRNESGNRAFAVLPDRLSVPFGGCGTQVRAATFFIDETNHPVIKEIKP from the coding sequence ATGAAATTTATCCTGTTGCTGTTCATTCTGCCGGCCTGTCTGCCGGTGCCTGCGGCGGAGCGCGCCTTCTATCTCTGGCAGCGCAGCTGGACGCCGGAAACGGAACTGGCGGTCCGCGCATGCGACCGGCCGCTTTCGGCATTCGCGGCAGAGCTTTCCCGCGACAAAACCGAACGCTCCGCCGCACCGGCCGAGTTCTGGCGCCGTCCCGGCGTCACCGCCGTTTTCCGGCTTCGCCTCGACGCCTTCAGCACGGAGGGATTCCGGCGGCTTGCTGCCGAAATCGTCCGGAACGGCTGCCCCCGGGTCCAGCTCGACGCCGATATACCCGAGCGGCGGCTGGCGGAATATGCGGACCGCCTGAAGGAACTGCGGCAGGCGCTTCCCGCATCCGTCCGCGAATTCTCCATTACCGCCCTGCCCTGCCACCTGCCGCACGCCGCCTTCGCCGACGCGGCCCGGCAGGCCGACTATTACGTGCTTCAGCTGCACGGACTCGACGTGCCGCGGAACATCGAAGAACCGTATGCGCTGCTCGACCCGGCCGTTGCCCGAACCGCGATCGTCCGGGCCCGGAAGCTCGGGCGGCCGTTCCGCCTCGCGCTGCCGACCTACGCCTACCGGCTCTCGTTCGACCCCGGCACCGGAGCTTTCGCCGCCATCAGTGCGGAGGGCGGCGCTCCGCCGGAGGGACGCTGGAACAATCGTCTGGCCGCTCCGGACCCGGCGCTGCTCCGCGATCTCCTGCGGGAAAATCCAGATCTGCCAGTCATCTGGTTCCGGCTTCCGGTCCGCGGCGATCTGCTCAATTACGACCGGGAAACGATCGCACAACTCGAAACGGGAGTCATCCCGGTCGAGCGGCTCGATATCGAGCTGCGGCGGACCGCGCCGAACGCGGTCGAGCTCCGGGTCACGCCCCGCGCCCGGATTCAGCTTGAACCGCTCCGGCTTGAACTCTCCTGGCCGCGGCGGACCGGCGAATTCGACCTCGCTCCCGGCGTGAGGAACGAATCCGGCAACCGGGCGTTCGCCGTTCTGCCGGACCGGCTCTCGGTTCCGTTCGGCGGCTGCGGCACACAGGTGCGCGCCGCCACATTCTTCATCGACGAAACCAATCATCCTGTCATAAAGGAAATAAAACCATGA